The following coding sequences are from one Culex quinquefasciatus strain JHB chromosome 1, VPISU_Cqui_1.0_pri_paternal, whole genome shotgun sequence window:
- the LOC6047020 gene encoding protein mab-21, with amino-acid sequence MLVPPEMIAVQSKLIYQMNKYCADRVQARKAQIHKTIQEVCRVVQDVLKEVEVQEPRFISSLNDYNGRFDGLEVISPTEFEIIIYLNQMGVLNFVDDGTLPGCAVLKLSDGRKRSMSLWVEFITASGYLSARKIRSRFQTLVAQACDKCAYRDSVKMIADTTEVKLRIRERIIVQITPAFKCAGLWPRSASHWPLPQIPWPHPNIVSEVKTEGFDMLSKECVALQGKNSAMEGDAWVLSFTEAENKLLQGGCRRRCLSILKTLRDRHLDLAGNPVSSYVMKTLLLYECEKHPREMEWDENCMGDRINGIFLQLISCLQCRRCPHYFLPNMDLFKGKSPGALEHASKQVWRLTRIMLTNSRCLEEL; translated from the exons ATGCTGGTTCCACCGGAGATGATTGCCGTGCAATCGAAGCTCATCTACCAGATGAACAAATACTGTGCCGATCGGGTTCAAGCCCGGAAGGCGCAGATCCACAAAACCATCCAGGAAGTCTGTCGAGTGGTTCAGGACGTCCTGAAGGAGGTCGAAGTCCAGGAACCCCGCTTCATCTCGTCCCTCAACGACTACAACGGCCGATTCGACGGACTCGAAGTCATTTCGCCGACGGAGTTCGAAATCATCATCTACCTCAACCAGATGGGCGTCCTGAACTTCGTGGACGACGGAACGTTACCCGGCTGTGCGGTCCTCAAGCTCAGCGACGGTCGCAAGCGGTCCATGTCCCTGTGGGTCGAGTTCATCACAGCTTCCGGCTATCTCTCCGCGCGGAAGATCCGTTCCCGCTTCCAAACCCTCGTCGCCCAGGCCTGTGACAAGTGCGCGTACCGGGACTCGGTCAAGATGATCGCGGACACGACCGAGGTCAAGCTGCGGATAAGGGAGCGGATCATCGTGCAGATAACCCCGGCGTTCAAGTGTGCCGGACTGTGGCCACGGTCGGCGTCCCATTGGCCGCTGCCGCAGATTCCGTGGCCCCATCCGAACATCGTGTCCGAGGTGAAAACGGAGGGATTCGACATGCTGTCCAAGGAGTGTGTGGCGCTGCAGGGCAAGAACTCGGCCATGGAGGGCGATGCGTGGGTGTTGAGCTTTACGGAAGCGGAGAACAAGCTGCTGCAAG GTGGCTGCCGGCGGCGCTGTCTCAGCATCCTGAAAACCCTGCGCGATCGGCACCTGGACCTGGCCGGAAATCCCGTCTCGTCGTACGTCATGAAAACGCTGCTCCTATACGAGTGCGAGAAGCACCCGCGCGAGATGGAGTGGGACGAGAACTGCATGGGCGACCGCATCAACGGCATCTTCCTGCAGCTTATTTCCTGTTTGCAGTGCCGCCGATGTCCGCACTACTTCCTGCCCAACATGGACCTGTTCAAGGGGAAATCGCCGGGCGCCCTCGAGCACGCCTCCAAACAGGTGTGGCGACTGACGCGAATCATGCTCACCAACTCGCGCTGCCTCGAGGAGCTGTGA